The following coding sequences lie in one Lolium perenne isolate Kyuss_39 chromosome 2, Kyuss_2.0, whole genome shotgun sequence genomic window:
- the LOC127333303 gene encoding AAA-ATPase At3g50940: MDHLPLAIVPSSPEGKRVVDAYKKAVTTVATATAYVMLARGMARELLPDELRAAVRWGVELVRARLGRTRDKEHRETNTVVIRRNVEFNTENHLFSAALTYLASTIDPRTMRRLCVARSKDKETDGSSSWSTSLRMEPGGSTTDTFDGVVFTWTSAGSDDNKDGGGHWGPRETTLELSFFAEHTDTALERYVPFVMSTAEQLQRQDRSLKIFLNEGGWNGINHHHPATFDTLAMDLSLKQAIIDDIDRFLKRKEYYLRIGKAWKRGYLLYGPPGTGKSSLVAAMANYLRFNLYDLDLSKVYDNSNLHRLLMDMPNKSILVIEDIDCCFDAKSREKRKTPKPPADGDNNSIAADDDNDDDEMHDMGAYRQHNITLSGLLNFIDGLWSTSGEERIIIFTTNYKDRLDPALLRPGRMDMHIHMGYCGWEAFQTLAHNYFDVDDHALFPEIQALLTKVEATPAEVSEMLLRSEDVETAMPGLVKFLQDKRRGGIRKVTEIKNDQAAAQKEMK, translated from the coding sequence ATGGATCACTTGCCACTGGCGATTGTCCCGTCTTCGCCGGAAGGAAAGAGGGTCGTGGACGCATACAAGAAGGCGGTGACCACGGTGGCCACGGCGACCGCGTACGTGATGCTGGCGCGCGGCATGGCGCGGGAGCTCCTGCCCGACGAGCTGCGCGCCGCGGTGCGCTGGGGCGTGGAGCTGGTGCGCGCCCGCCTCGGCCGCACCCGCGACAAGGAGCACCGCGAGACCAACACCGTCGTCATCCGCCGCAACGTCGAGTTCAACACCGAGAACCACCTCTTCTCCGCGGCGCTCACGTACCTGGCCAGCACCATCGACCCACGCACCATGCGCCGGCTCTGCGTCGCGCGCTCCAAGGACAAGGAGACCGACGGGAGCAGCAGCTGGAGCACAAGCCTGCGCATGGAGCCAGGGGGCTCAACCACCGACACCTTCGACGGCGTCGTGTTCACGTGGACGTCGGCCGGCAGCGACGACAACAAGGACGGCGGAGGCCACTGGGGTCCCCGCGAGACCACCCTGGAGCTCAGCTTCTTCGCGGAGCACACGGACACCGCGCTTGAGAGGTACGTGCCGTTCGTCATGTCCACCGCGGAGCAGCTGCAGCGGCAAGACCGCTCGCTCAAGATCTTCCTCAACGAGGGGGGATGGAACGGCATCAACCACCACCACCCGGCCACGTTCGACACCCTCGCCATGGACCTGTCCCTGAAGCAGGCCATCATCGACGACATCGACCGGTTCCTCAAGCGGAAGGAATACTATCTGCGGATCGGCAAGGCGTGGAAGCGCGGCTACCTTCTCTACGGCCCGCCCGGCACCGGCAAGTCAAGCCTGGTCGCTGCCATGGCTAACTACCTCAGGTTCAACCTCTACGACCTCGATCTCTCCAAGGTGTACGACAACTCAAATCTTCACAGGCTGCTCATGGACATGCCCAATAAGTCCATCCTCGTCATCGAGGACATTGACTGCTGCTTCGACGCCAAGTCAAGGGAAAAGCGCAAGACACCCAAGCCGCCGGCCGATGGCGACAACAATTCCATCGCCGCAGACGACGACAACGATGACGACGAAATGCACGACATGGGAGCTTACCGCCAGCACAACATAACTCTTTCCGGGCTGCTCAACTTCATCGACGGGCTCTGGTCCACCAGCGGCGAGGAgcgcatcatcatcttcaccaccaACTACAAGGACCGCCTCGACCCGGCGTTGCTGCGGCCGGGGCGCATGGACATGCACATCCACATGGGCTACTGCGGCTGGGAAGCATTCCAGACGCTAGCCCACAACTACTTCGATGTGGACGACCATGCTCTGTTCCCGGAGATACAAGCTCTGCTAACCAAGGTGGAGGCGACCCCCGCTGAGGTGTCCGAGATGCTGCTACGGAGCGAGGACGTCGAGACTGCGATGCCTGGGCTTGTGAAATTCCTCCAAGACAAGAGGCGTGGTGGGATAAGGAAAGTGACAGAAATCAAGAACGACCAAGCAGCAGCACAGAAGGAAATGAAGTAA